In Oncorhynchus tshawytscha isolate Ot180627B linkage group LG23, Otsh_v2.0, whole genome shotgun sequence, the following proteins share a genomic window:
- the ebag9 gene encoding receptor-binding cancer antigen expressed on SiSo cells, translated as MAISQFRLFKICTWLATFLSFFRRLMCRSGRLRKLSGDQISLPIMVDFSSVPKQPEIEEWSSWDEEGPTSIKIEGGNGNVPPQPGEEEEPDYFKDMAPTIRKTQKIVLKKREPLNYLVPDGSAGFSSRLAATQDTSFIQPSSELGDMDTWHEDTNAWEDESSDAAWEADLVLRQQKMAEREKRSMEQQRKKMEKEVQRMMKKDQKIAVKLS; from the exons ATGGCCATCTCTCAGTTTCGCCTTTTCAAGATTTGCACATGGCTTGCAACCTTCCTTTCATTCTTCAGAAGGTTAATGTGCAG ATCTGGGAGGTTGCGTAAGCTAAGCGGCGATCAGATATCTCTTCCAATTATGGTTGATTTTTCATCAGTGCCCAAACAG CCAGAGATAGAAGAATGGAGCTCGTGGGATGAAGAAGGTCCCACGAGTATCAAGATCGAGGGCGGTAACGGCAACGTGCCACCTCAGCCTGGCGAGGAAGAGGAACCAGACTACTTCAAAGACATGGCACCCACCATCAGGAAAACACAGAAA ATTGTGCTGAAGAAGAGGGAGCCACTCAACTACTTGGTACCCGATGGCAGTGCGGGCTTCTCCAGCAGACTGGCAGCCACTCAGGACACCTCCTTCATCCAGCCATCT TCTGAGCTTGGAGACATGGATACCTGGCACGAGGATACCAACGCCTGGGAGGATGAGTCATCAGATGCTGCCTGGGAGGCCGATTTAGTGCTCAG ACAACAgaagatggcagagagagaaaagcgTTCCATGGAACAGCAGAGgaagaagatggagaaggaggTTCAGAGGATGATGAAGAAGGACCAGAAGATTGCTGTCAAGCTCTCGTAA
- the LOC112223145 gene encoding syntabulin isoform X2: protein MGPFQEYEEKKSAGKESPRSRIPRLILHPFHPNEKGSPLSESPISEEEGKDCDISSDNSKRTISFCSGSDNSPHGSPMPTAECKTKVKRVRVMAEWHAPPPRHKREQRSSTLPRGSEADFSSSSSTGSLKRGESLAHNSTGKKISSRSRGAHIRSLPMFKLAGSPSGSHDAELYAPYRTVPSSTSSNSSPKIPSRMPPGRYHSCGDNHGLRSPNPEQYLTPLQQKEVAIRHLRSKLSEGENTIHDRESEIEELKSQLGRMREDWIEEECHRVEAQLALKDARKEIKQLRQVVETMKSSLMEKDKGIQKYFVDINIQNRKLECLLYSMEMAQSGSTLQDEPTMDFICGDSPVNDKQGEVGDQAVEEMTDCGLLVNDNLAHMRMSTQVDSSGKLRCHPEAGHGVSTLLHSLEEKIAPLPPPPSNTFCCSTLPFPAPEEKAVQTEMVSFPPDLHALLLQLLKFHGGAVGDALLPASTSLLEIPAQQGPDLAPIPSTLSLPSSCQPIPVLPVSPYMLSNSGLCCSDPEVVSMRFMEELDFEVSSEEPCKALGMAVVNKSYWSSSFLVDLVAVAVPVLPTVAWLYSRHGVDGAAPVYNIAALLRGCCIMGLHSLRHVTHHGADV, encoded by the exons ATGGGACCATTCCAGGAATATGAG GAAAAGAAGTCAGCAGGGAAGGAAAGCCCCCGCAGCCGCATCCCACGCTTGATCCTTCATCCTTTCCACCCTAATGAGAAAGGGTCACCCTTGTCCGAATCACCCATTTCAGAGGAGGAGGGTAAGGACTGTGACATTAGCTCGGACAACTCCAAACGGACCATCAGCTTTTGCTCAG GGTCAGACAACAGTCCACATGGCTCCCCCATGCCCACTGCCGAGTGCAAGACCAAGGTGAAGAGGGTGAGGGTGATGGCAGAGTGGCACGCACCACCGCCGAGGCACAAGAGGGAGCAGCGATCGTCCACATTGCCCAGAG GTAGCGAAGCAGACTTCAGCTCCTCCAGCAGCACGGGCAGCCTAAAGAGAGGGGAGAGCCTGGCCCACAACTCCACAGGGAAGAAGATCTCCTCACGCAG TCGTGGTGCCCACATCAGGAGCCTCCCAATGTTCAAGCTGGCAGGGAGCCCCTCAGGATCCCACGATGCAGAGCTCTATGCCCCATACAGGACAGTCCCCTCATCAACCAGCAGCAACTCCAGCCCCAAAATACCCTCCAG GATGCCCCCCGGACGTTACCACTCCTGTGGGGACAACCATGGGCTCAGATCCCCCAATCCAGAGCAGTATCTCACCCCCCTGCAGCAGAAGGAGGTGGCCATTCGCCACCTGAGAAGCAAGCTGAGTGAAGGGGAGAACACCATCCATGACAG GGAATCTGAGATCGAGGAGCTCAAGTCCCAGCTGGGCAGGATGAGGGAAGACTGGATCGAGGAGGAGTGCCACCGTGTAGAGGCGCAGCTGGCCCTAAAGGACGCACGCAAGGAGATCAAGCAGCTCCGGCAGGTTGTGGAGACCATGAAGAGCAGTCTGATGGAGAAGGACAAGGGCATCCAGAAGTACTTTGTCGACATCAACATCCAGAACCGCAAGCTGGAGTGCCTGCTGTACAGCATGGAGATGGCCCAGAGCGGCTCCACGCTGCAAGACGAGCCAACCATGGACTTCATCTGTGGTGACTCCCCTGTCAATGATAAGCAGGGGGAGGTGGGTGACCAGGCGGTGGAGGAGATGACAGACTGTGGGCTGCTGGTCAACGACAACCTGGCACACATGCGCATGTCCACACAAGTGGACTCTAGCGGTAAGCTACGCTGCCACCCAGAGGCTGGCCATGGGGTGTCCACTCTACTCCACAGTCTGGAGGAGAAGATCGCACCACTGcctccaccaccctccaacacGTTCTGCTGCAGCACACTCCCCTTCCCTGCTCCAGAGGAGAAGGCCGTTCAGACAGAGATGGTGTCCTTCCCTCCTGACCTGCACGCcctcctgctgcagctgctgAAGTTCCATGGTGGTGCAGTTGGAGATGCTCTCCTTCCAGCTTCTACCAGCCTCCTAGAAATCCCAGCACAGCAGGGCCCAGACTTGGCCCCTATCCCGTCCACCTTAAGCCTGCCTAGCTCCTGCCAGCCCATTCCAGTTCTGCCAGTGAGCCCTTATATGTTAAGTAATTCAGGGCTGTGTTGCTCAGACCCTGAGGTGGTCTCCATGCGCTTCATGGAGGAGCTGGATTTTGAGGTGAGCAGTGAGGAGCCCTGCAAGGCCCTCGGGATGGCTGTGGTCAACAAAAGCTATTGGAGCAGCAGCTTCCTTGTTGATCTTGTTGCTGTGGCCGTACCAGTGTTGCCCACAGTGGCCTGGCTGTATTCCCGGCATGGCGTGGATGGGGCGGCGCCAGTCTACAACATCGCAGCATTGCTCCGCGGCTGTTGCATCATGGGATTGCACTCTCTCCGTCACGTCACTCATCATGGGGCAGATGTGTAA
- the LOC112223145 gene encoding syntabulin isoform X1 produces MGPFQEYEEKKSAGKESPRSRIPRLILHPFHPNEKGSPLSESPISEEEGKDCDISSDNSKRTISFCSDDTGCPSSQSVSPSKTLSGSDNSPHGSPMPTAECKTKVKRVRVMAEWHAPPPRHKREQRSSTLPRGSEADFSSSSSTGSLKRGESLAHNSTGKKISSRSRGAHIRSLPMFKLAGSPSGSHDAELYAPYRTVPSSTSSNSSPKIPSRMPPGRYHSCGDNHGLRSPNPEQYLTPLQQKEVAIRHLRSKLSEGENTIHDRESEIEELKSQLGRMREDWIEEECHRVEAQLALKDARKEIKQLRQVVETMKSSLMEKDKGIQKYFVDINIQNRKLECLLYSMEMAQSGSTLQDEPTMDFICGDSPVNDKQGEVGDQAVEEMTDCGLLVNDNLAHMRMSTQVDSSGKLRCHPEAGHGVSTLLHSLEEKIAPLPPPPSNTFCCSTLPFPAPEEKAVQTEMVSFPPDLHALLLQLLKFHGGAVGDALLPASTSLLEIPAQQGPDLAPIPSTLSLPSSCQPIPVLPVSPYMLSNSGLCCSDPEVVSMRFMEELDFEVSSEEPCKALGMAVVNKSYWSSSFLVDLVAVAVPVLPTVAWLYSRHGVDGAAPVYNIAALLRGCCIMGLHSLRHVTHHGADV; encoded by the exons ATGGGACCATTCCAGGAATATGAG GAAAAGAAGTCAGCAGGGAAGGAAAGCCCCCGCAGCCGCATCCCACGCTTGATCCTTCATCCTTTCCACCCTAATGAGAAAGGGTCACCCTTGTCCGAATCACCCATTTCAGAGGAGGAGGGTAAGGACTGTGACATTAGCTCGGACAACTCCAAACGGACCATCAGCTTTTGCTCAG ATGACACTGGCTGCCCCAGTAGTCAGTCTGTGTCCCCCTCCAAAACCCTGTCAGGGTCAGACAACAGTCCACATGGCTCCCCCATGCCCACTGCCGAGTGCAAGACCAAGGTGAAGAGGGTGAGGGTGATGGCAGAGTGGCACGCACCACCGCCGAGGCACAAGAGGGAGCAGCGATCGTCCACATTGCCCAGAG GTAGCGAAGCAGACTTCAGCTCCTCCAGCAGCACGGGCAGCCTAAAGAGAGGGGAGAGCCTGGCCCACAACTCCACAGGGAAGAAGATCTCCTCACGCAG TCGTGGTGCCCACATCAGGAGCCTCCCAATGTTCAAGCTGGCAGGGAGCCCCTCAGGATCCCACGATGCAGAGCTCTATGCCCCATACAGGACAGTCCCCTCATCAACCAGCAGCAACTCCAGCCCCAAAATACCCTCCAG GATGCCCCCCGGACGTTACCACTCCTGTGGGGACAACCATGGGCTCAGATCCCCCAATCCAGAGCAGTATCTCACCCCCCTGCAGCAGAAGGAGGTGGCCATTCGCCACCTGAGAAGCAAGCTGAGTGAAGGGGAGAACACCATCCATGACAG GGAATCTGAGATCGAGGAGCTCAAGTCCCAGCTGGGCAGGATGAGGGAAGACTGGATCGAGGAGGAGTGCCACCGTGTAGAGGCGCAGCTGGCCCTAAAGGACGCACGCAAGGAGATCAAGCAGCTCCGGCAGGTTGTGGAGACCATGAAGAGCAGTCTGATGGAGAAGGACAAGGGCATCCAGAAGTACTTTGTCGACATCAACATCCAGAACCGCAAGCTGGAGTGCCTGCTGTACAGCATGGAGATGGCCCAGAGCGGCTCCACGCTGCAAGACGAGCCAACCATGGACTTCATCTGTGGTGACTCCCCTGTCAATGATAAGCAGGGGGAGGTGGGTGACCAGGCGGTGGAGGAGATGACAGACTGTGGGCTGCTGGTCAACGACAACCTGGCACACATGCGCATGTCCACACAAGTGGACTCTAGCGGTAAGCTACGCTGCCACCCAGAGGCTGGCCATGGGGTGTCCACTCTACTCCACAGTCTGGAGGAGAAGATCGCACCACTGcctccaccaccctccaacacGTTCTGCTGCAGCACACTCCCCTTCCCTGCTCCAGAGGAGAAGGCCGTTCAGACAGAGATGGTGTCCTTCCCTCCTGACCTGCACGCcctcctgctgcagctgctgAAGTTCCATGGTGGTGCAGTTGGAGATGCTCTCCTTCCAGCTTCTACCAGCCTCCTAGAAATCCCAGCACAGCAGGGCCCAGACTTGGCCCCTATCCCGTCCACCTTAAGCCTGCCTAGCTCCTGCCAGCCCATTCCAGTTCTGCCAGTGAGCCCTTATATGTTAAGTAATTCAGGGCTGTGTTGCTCAGACCCTGAGGTGGTCTCCATGCGCTTCATGGAGGAGCTGGATTTTGAGGTGAGCAGTGAGGAGCCCTGCAAGGCCCTCGGGATGGCTGTGGTCAACAAAAGCTATTGGAGCAGCAGCTTCCTTGTTGATCTTGTTGCTGTGGCCGTACCAGTGTTGCCCACAGTGGCCTGGCTGTATTCCCGGCATGGCGTGGATGGGGCGGCGCCAGTCTACAACATCGCAGCATTGCTCCGCGGCTGTTGCATCATGGGATTGCACTCTCTCCGTCACGTCACTCATCATGGGGCAGATGTGTAA